A portion of the Cryptomeria japonica chromosome 5, Sugi_1.0, whole genome shotgun sequence genome contains these proteins:
- the LOC131035752 gene encoding AAA-ATPase At4g25835-like, whose amino-acid sequence MVDKETVERQAYTLKMNKLHQNLLKAYLNHVSEKAAEHKLGKRELKLYTNSGVCAIRGQGWNSMPFKHPSTFHTLALDPSIKKTIINDLDRFKAGKDFYRQIGSAWKRGYLLHGPPGTAMSSLIAAVANYMKYDIYDLELTKVSHNQELRALLTQTSEKAIIVIEDIDCSLDLTDRECKEKATESKLRSQLTLSGLLNFTDGLWSCCGEERIIIFTTNHPEHLDPALLRCGRMDVHIELSYCNFAVFKILAFNYLRIEVHELYPLVEEKIASGAEMTPAEIIEILMSKVDTPDEAMTNVVSALDAKIKKKQDHRQSQSSQTEKEEKCITKGEINHENDAVEDF is encoded by the coding sequence ATGGTGGACAAAGAAACCGTTGAAAGACAGGCCTATACTCTCAAAATGAACAAACTACACCAGAACCTCCTCAAGGCCTATTTGAACCACGTATCCGAAAAGGCGGCGGAGCATAAACTGGGCAAAAGGGAACTCAAATTATATACCAACAGTGGAGTTTGCGCCATTCGTGGACAAGGATGGAATAGCATGCCTTTCAAGCACCCATCTACTTTTCATACGCTCGCACTCGATCCATCCATAAAGAAAACAATTATCAATGATCTTGATCGATTTAAGGCCGGAAAAGATTTCTACAGACAGATCGGTAGCGCCTGGAAACGCGGTTACCTTCTTCATGGCCCTCCCGGAACGGCAATGTCCAGCTTAATTGCCGCCGtggcaaactacatgaaatatgaCATCTATGATCTTGAACTCACTAAGGTCTCTCATAACCAGGAGCTCCGTGCCCTTCTTACTCAGACCAGTGAAAAGGCCATCATTGTTATCGAGGATATTGACTGCTCGCTTGATCTTACGGATAGAGAGTGCAAAGAGAAGGCCACAGAAAGCAAGCTTCGAAGTCAACTTACCCTTTCTGGTTTGCTCAATTTTACGGATGGATTGTGGTCTTGCTGTGGTGAGGAACGTATTATTATCTTTACTACTAACCACCCTGAACATCTCGATCCCGCTCTTCTTAGATGTGGGAGAATGGATGTCCACATTGAACTCTCTTACTGCAACTTCGCTGTTTTTAAAATTCTCGCTTTCAATTATTTGAGAATTGAAGTTCACGAACTTTATCCTTTGGTGGAGGAGAAGATCGCTTCCGGGGCCGAGATGACTCCCGCTGAAATTATAGAAATTCTGATGAGTAAAGTGGACACTCCTGACGAAGCAATGACCAATGTGGTTAGTGCTCTGGATGCCAAAATTAAGAAAAAACAGGATCATCGTCAGTCCCAATCTTCCCAAAcggagaaggaagaaaaatgcaTCACGAAGGGAGAGATAAATCATGAAAACGATGCCGTGGAAGACTTTTAA